The Agromyces sp. G08B096 DNA window TGCGGAGTCCAGGGGTCGTCGAGCGTGATGAGGTCGTACTCGGGGTCGGTGTCGGTGCCGTTGAGCAGCCCCTTGGCGAGCAGCTCGGTGTAGGGGATCGCGTCGATCGTGACGTCGATGTACGGGTAGGCCTTGTTGAACTCGGGCACGAGCTCGTCCTGCCACTGCTGGGCGAACGCGTCGTTCGACATCATCGTGATCTCGACGTGCTCCTCGGCGGTGCCGAGGCCGCCGCCGCCGGGTGACGGGTCTCCTCCGGACGGGCTGCACGCCGTGAGCGCGGTGAGCGATGCCGCGACCGCGATGCCGAGCGCGACGGCGCGCCGGTGCTGGTGCCAGCGGATGGGAACCATGCTGATCATCTCCTCGTCATTGAACGGATGTCACGACTGCCGAGCGCCGCGCGGGTCGAATGGGAAGGGGGCGGTCGTGGTTGGGGTCTGCGCTGCCGGCATCTGCCGGGGCGGGACTGGAGCCACTCAAGCAGATGATTCGCGACATTGCAACGTGGAAACATCGATTTGTGTCAACGTTGCAACAACGCGCTGGCTACGATGTGAACCGTGGAACCGAGCCCTCCCGCGTCAGCGCCCCGGAAAGCCGGGCCACCGACCCTCAAAGACGTCGCCGCCGTGGCGGGCGTCTCCTACCGGACGGTCTCCAACGTCATCAACGGGCATCGCTACATCAGCGACGTCACGCGCGAGAAGGTCGAGGCGGCGATCCGGCAGGTTGGGTATCGCCCGCAGCTGGCCGGGCGGCAGCTGCGCACCGGCCGCAGCAACCTGCTCACCCTCTCGGTGCCGTTCGTCTCGCACCCGTATTTCGCCCAGCTCGCGCACGCCGTCGTCACCCAGGCCGAGACGTTCGGATATGACGTCGTCATCGACGAGACGCGCGGCCTGCTCGAGCGCGAGCTCCGCGTGGCCGCCGGGTTCCGCGCCATCCTCACCGACGGGATCCTCTTCAGCCCGCTCTCGATCGACCTCGCCCGGTTCGAGGCCGAGCGCGGTGACACCCCGCTCGTGCTCCTCGGCGAGCGGTTCCGCAGCGCGCGGATCGACAGCGTGGTCGTCGATAACGTGCAGTCCACCTACGATGCGACGGCCTCGCTCATCGGCCGAGGCCGCCGTCGGCTCGCGTTCCTCGGCACGGTCGCGGCGGGGACCATCGGTGCGGCACCGGCCGACCTCCGGCTGCGGGGGTTCCTGCGGGCACTCGAGGCGAACGACCTCGAGGTCGCGCGCACGATCGAGGTGTCGCGGTGGGACCAGCAGCACCCCGACGGCGACTACTCGCGCGAGGAAGGTTACGAGCGCACGACCGAGCTCATCGCGGACCTCGGCGACATCGACGGGCTCGTGTGCGCCAACGACCTGCTTGCGATCGGCGCGCTGCGCGCGTTCCGCGAGGCGGGGATCCCGGTCCCCGGCCGGGTGGCCGTCGTCGGATGGGACAACACGGCGGAGGCGGCCTACGCGGCCCCCTCGCTCTCCACGATCGCGCCCGACCTCGACGAGATCGCCCGCCTCGCGATCGTGGCACTGCTGCGCCGGCTCGACGAGCCGGATGCCGAGCCGCAGGCAGCCTCCGCGCCGTACCGGCTGGTCACGCGCGAGTCGAGCGGCTGACCGCCGGGCGCGTGAGCGCCCGCTCGAGGTGCGCGAGGCCGGCGGCCGAGGCATCCGCCCGTACGTCGTCGATGCCGGGGAACTCGGCGTGCCCGGCGGGCAGCACCGCGAGCTCGAGCTCAGCGCCCGCGACGCGCGCGGCCGCGCGCTCGATGCCGTTGGCGACGGCGAACTGGCCGGGCGGTGGCACCACCACGTCCCAGCGGGCGGCCTCGACCCGGACCGGCACGCGCAGGAACGTCGCGGCGGTCGACGCGTCGAAGGTGCGCAGCACCTCCCGCGCCTCGGGGTGCACGGCGACGTGCCGCCGCACGGCCTCGCCGCTGCCCTCGCACGCGAGCCCGAGCCGCAGGTCGTACTGCCCGAAGCTCGGCACGATGAGGGTCGCCCCCACGTAGCGGTCGTCCCAGGGCAGGGCGAGCGCGCCGATGCCGCCGCCGAAGCTCTCGCCGATGTAGTACAGCGGCAGCGGCCCGGCGACCTCCGTCAGCGCGTCGGCCGCGTGCCACAGGTCGACGGCGCAGCGGCCGAGCACGTACGTCTCGATCGCCTGGATGCCGTGCAGCACGTGCTCGTCCTTCACGGCCGGGGCGCCGACGCCGGCGTTGAGCGTGCCGAGCCCTCGCGCCACGGGGAAGATCGCGGCCGCGTCGGCGGGCACGCGCGAGAAGTCGGGGGCGTCGCGTCCGCCGTACCCGTGGCCGTGCACGACGCCGACCCGCGCGGCGCCCTCGGCCGGCACGGCGAGCCAGGCCCGCAGCCGCAGCCCCTCGGCGGCGGTGTGCTCGACGAGCGACACCTCGTGCGCGCCGACCCGGCCGAGCGGCGTGAGCTGCGGCTCGGGCGCCACCGCGGATGCCTCCACCCGCCAGGTGCGCCAGGTCTCGGCGAAGCCGGCCGCGGCCTCGACCGGCTCGACCGCTCGGAGATCGGCGAGGTCGTAGCCGTAGGTGCCGTCGATGGCGCTGCCGGCGAACCACTCGTCGTAGGGTGCGGGGATCATGCGGGTCCTCTCAGGTGGGGCTCGGTTGCCGTC harbors:
- a CDS encoding LacI family DNA-binding transcriptional regulator, which gives rise to MEPSPPASAPRKAGPPTLKDVAAVAGVSYRTVSNVINGHRYISDVTREKVEAAIRQVGYRPQLAGRQLRTGRSNLLTLSVPFVSHPYFAQLAHAVVTQAETFGYDVVIDETRGLLERELRVAAGFRAILTDGILFSPLSIDLARFEAERGDTPLVLLGERFRSARIDSVVVDNVQSTYDATASLIGRGRRRLAFLGTVAAGTIGAAPADLRLRGFLRALEANDLEVARTIEVSRWDQQHPDGDYSREEGYERTTELIADLGDIDGLVCANDLLAIGALRAFREAGIPVPGRVAVVGWDNTAEAAYAAPSLSTIAPDLDEIARLAIVALLRRLDEPDAEPQAASAPYRLVTRESSG
- a CDS encoding acetylxylan esterase, which gives rise to MIPAPYDEWFAGSAIDGTYGYDLADLRAVEPVEAAAGFAETWRTWRVEASAVAPEPQLTPLGRVGAHEVSLVEHTAAEGLRLRAWLAVPAEGAARVGVVHGHGYGGRDAPDFSRVPADAAAIFPVARGLGTLNAGVGAPAVKDEHVLHGIQAIETYVLGRCAVDLWHAADALTEVAGPLPLYYIGESFGGGIGALALPWDDRYVGATLIVPSFGQYDLRLGLACEGSGEAVRRHVAVHPEAREVLRTFDASTAATFLRVPVRVEAARWDVVVPPPGQFAVANGIERAAARVAGAELELAVLPAGHAEFPGIDDVRADASAAGLAHLERALTRPAVSRSTRA